From Chryseobacterium camelliae:
AATTCAGAGCGGGCGGAAAAAACCGTTTGGCGCGCAGGAACGATCAATATGACCTACCTCATTGCTGTAGCCCTGTTCTGGCAAATAGCTGCGGGATATGTGGTGAAATTCTTTACCACAGAAATTGAGGTGGCAAGATATGCTGTACAGTACATTCATGTGGTTTCTATGGCCTATCTGCTATTAGGTTTTACGATGGTGATAAGCCGCGCACTGAATGCTGCAGGAAATATCATGCAGGTAACCCTGCTCTATATGATCATGTTTTATGTCATTCAGCTTCCTATGGCCTATATCCTGGGAGTAAGGCTGCAATGGGAACTGAAGGGAGTCTTTACAGCTATTGTTTCTTCGGAAATCGTATTGGCTGTATTATTCCTGATGATTTTTAAAAATGGAAAATGGAAAACTATAAAAATATAAAATGAATACCACCGAAGAATTTTATGAAATTATCGCAACAGCTATCGCGGTAAAAAAAGAAGTCGTTACAGAAGACCTTACCTATCAGGAAATCCCGGAATGGGATTCTATGTCGCACCTCCTTATCGTTGAAGCCTTAGAGCAATATTATCAGGTTAAATTTGATTTCAACGATATTATGGAAATGGGCACTGTAGGGAAAATTCGTGAAAAAATGAAAAAGTATGAAGTCTTCGTAGAAAATTAATGCCCATGAAAATCTTAGAAAATATAATTGCCAATAAAAACCTCCTGTTTACAGAGGCCTCCACCGGCAGGACCATTCCTGTAGGAATGCTCTACCGTTCTCTTGGGCTGAATCCCGTGGAAAAAGGTTTGCTGTTTCTCTACAATGATAATCAGCTAAACAGTATTGAAATTCTGCTTAATTTTTACGGCACTGCCCATACCATTGCATTGCTGGGACGAAAGCTGCATCCGGATTTCAAAGATCGCCTTGAGGCAGAATACCGGCCCAAATACATTTTTGATCCTCAGAGAAATGAGATTCCAGGTTATAGCCTGAAAGAATTTTCAGATACGATTAAGATTTTTATGATGGACGATTACCAGAATGAGATCAAAATTAATTCTGAAATTAAAATCCTTTTGAGTACCTCCGGAACAACAGGAACCCCCAAACTGGTGAAGCTGTCTGATGAGAGCCTTTATCAGAATGCATTAAGTATCCTTGATTATATGCCGATCCTTGAATCTGATGTAGTTCCTTTAAATGTTCCCATCAATTTTGTATATGGTTTCTCCATATTTACCACAAACTGTATGCGTGCCGCCAGAATTGTATGCTCTGATAAAGACATTATGCAGAACGAATTTTGGAAGGAAATGGATGAGTATGGTTACAGTACTTTGGGTGGAGTTCCTTATTTGTATGAAAACCTTAACAGAATTGGCTTTTTCAGGAAAAATTCTTCGAGTTTGCGGTACTTAACCCATACCGGCGGGACCATCAATACCGAACTCAGGAAAATTATTTTTGCCTATTGTGAAGAATATTCTAAAGAATTCTTTGCTCAATACGGGCAAACCGAAGCCGGAGGAAGAATGGCATACCTTTCCACTCAAGGGCTCATGAATGAAGAAACTTCTATTGGGTCCCCTGTAAAAAACGGCAATTTCACCATCGACGAGGAAACGGGGGAATTGCTTTTTTCTCATCCCAGTATATTCGGAGGATATGCGAACACGCTGGAAGACCTTGCAGACTACCATCAGAAAAAGGTATTGCACACCGGGGATACCGCCCGGAAAGATGAGGATGGAATCTATTACATCACAGGCAGGATAAAACGCATCATGAAGCTTTTCGGCATACGCCTCAATCTTGATGAAGTTGAGTTTATCCTTAAAAATGAATTGCAGGGAACTACTTTCGCATGCCTGAACGACAAGGATAAAAAAATTGTGGTTATGTATGATCATAAGGAAACAGATCCGCAGATCATTAAAGAAACCATTAAAAACAAATTGCACATCAATCCGCAATATGTACAGACTGAATATATCGAATCCTTTCCATTATCGCCAAACGGCAAAATAAATTATCCCCTGCTACAAAACCTACAACATGAAAACCCTTAAAACTATTATATTCCTTTTTACGGTAACATTATTTTCAAATTATCTTTCAGCACAGCAAACCGACCGTATTTACGGTAAGATAATGCTGTCTGAGCAGGTACCCGTTAAAAATGCTATTCTAAGGCTTGTCAATACTTCCTATCAGGCAAAAACCAACAATTCTGGGGAATACCATTTTGATAATGTAGAGCCCGGGGAATACACCCTTCAGATAATGCTTAATGATATCGAATTGATGCGACAGACGATTACTGTTGAAAAGGATGAGGAGGAAATTGCACCGATTTATATCTCGGAGAAGAATAATGTGATTGAAGGAATTACCATCTATGGCTTCAGCAGAAACAAGTTTCTGGATAAAGACAGTACGTCGGTCTCTAAAATGCCTCTCAAAAACCTTGAAAACCCTCAGGCTTATACCAGCATTAATCAGCAGTTAATGAAAGAGCAGCTTACGTACGATGTTTCGGAAGTACTGAAAAACGTTCCGGGAATGATAAAAATGCAGGGAAGCCCGGGAAGGGGATCAGGAGACGGTAGTTTTTATTACAGTCTTCGGGGATTCCCCACTAAAGTTTCTATGGTAGATGGAGTTCCTGCCAATACCAACGGAGAAATAGACCCTTCTGATATTGAGCGGATCGAAGTGATTAAAGGGCCGTCCGGAACTCTGTACGGAGGTGCCGTAACTTCCTTTGGAGGGCTTATCAATGTTGTCACCAAAAAGCCTAAAGACTACTTCGGCGGGGAAGTTTCCTATTTAATGGGAAGCTATAATCTGAACAGAGCCACTGTTGATGTGTACGGACCGGTTACCGATTCCAGGAAGACTTTGTTCCGCTTGAATGCCGCTTATCAGTATCAGAATGGGTTCAGGGATTCTGAATTCAGGAAATCGCTGTTCGTTGCTCCTACGTTAAGTTATGAGGTCAATGACAGGCTGAAATTTGATCTAGGCGCTCAGATTTATAATTATGAAGGAACCAATACGCCTATTATTTTTCTTCCGAGAACCAGAGCTTATTTTGCACATAATCCGGATGAGCTGGGATTCGACTGGAAGAAATCCTATTCCAATAATGACATCACCTTAAAAGCTCCTTCAATCAATGTAAAAGCTGAGGCCAATTACAAAATTTCTGACCGCTGGAACTCTCAAACCTTGATTTCAAGGAACTTCAGAAAAACAGAAGGACTGTACCAGTACCAGTTCATAAGAGGAAATACCAGCGATGCCATGCTGGAGCGCAACTTGCAATGGCAGAACTCGGAGGGCTCGTCTACCAGTATACAGCAGAACTTTAACGGAGCGTTTAAACTCGGGAAAATCAAAAACAAAGTTTTGATAGGGCTGGATTTTCTTAATCAGTCTTTAAATAATAACCATTCCCCTATTGTGGCCTATGATAACATCAATGGACAAACATTGCAGGGGTATGCAAATATCTCCCGGGATCTGGTCCTGCAAAAAATCCAAACCTCTACAGCGCCTTTGGTAAGAAACAACACTTCCTCCAACCTCTACGGAGCCTACCTTTCAAACGTAACGTATATTACAGACCGTTTAATCACTCTTTTAAGCTTACGTATGGATCATTATGAAAGCAAAGGACAGCTTAATTTTAATACGAATGTCCGTACCGGAGAATTTAAACAAACAGCCTGGTCTCCAAAATTTGGATTAGTATATCAAATTATTAAAGATCACTTATCTGCCTATGGAAATTACATGAATGGTTTTAGTTACACAGCGCCTGTTACACAGCAATTGCCTGAATACAGCGGCGACATGAAACCACAAATGGCCAATCAGTGGGAATTCGGAGTAAAAGGAAACCTCTGGAGAAACAAAATTAACTTCACGGTAGGATATTATGATATTCTGGTGGACAATGTGCAGAGGGGAATCGGAGTCATTCGTGACGGAAAAGAATACAATATTACGGTTCAGGACGGAAAGCAAAGAAGCAAAGGTATTGAAATAGAAACCATGATGAATCCTGTCCAGGGGCTCAATATTGTGGCCGGATACGCTTATAACGACAGCAAATGGGAAAAGGCTGATGCTAATGTGGAAGGTCTTCGCCCGGAATCTGCCGGCCCGGCAAACGTGTTCAATTCCTGGATCAGTTATATTCTTCCCATTGAAGGGCTTAAAGGATTAGGGCTGGGCTTCGGGGTGAATCGAGTGGGCAAACAGATTACCGGCAATAAAGTGATTACCGGTCAGTTTATTTTTCCTGCCTATACTTTGATAAATGCTTCCGTTTCCCTTGAAAAAGAAAGGTACAGAATAGGATTCAAAATGAATAATTTAGGGAATTCGCAATACTTTGCAGGCCAGGGCGTAGTTGTAGCCCAGATGCCCCGAAATTTTGTAGCGGAAGTAAGTCTTAAATTCTAATGATGAAACTGAAATTCAGAAAGATTGCATATCAATTACACTTATGGCTCGGACTCACGTCCGGGCTTATCATTGTTATCATGGCATCAACAGGATGTATCCTGGCTTTTGAAGATGAACTGAAACAGCTCATACATCCCCAAAGATATTTTGTAGATAAAACAGGAAGTAAAAAATTACCTCTTTCAGAACTTTGTCTCAGGGCAGAACAAGCGCTCCCGGAAAGCCTTACCGTAAAAAGAGTCCAGATATCTTCTGACCCTTCCAGAACCTATGTATTCCGTACTTTAAAAATGAATAACGATGCGGCTACCTTTTGGGGGACTTATGTCTATTATTACAGAATATATATTGATCCGTACTCGGGGAAAGTACAGGATGTGGAAGATGCCAGAAAAGATTTTTTTGAAATTGTACTGAACCTTCACCGGAGGCTTCTGTTGGGGGAGAAAATAGGAAAAACCATTACAGGATATGCTACGATTGTGTTTACGGTCCTATTACTTTCCGGGCTGGTCATCTGGTACCCCCGAAAAATGAGCAAAGCGATGCTGAAAGGGATGTTCTTTATTAAAACATCTGCCAACTGGAAAAGGGTCAATTATGATGTTCATAATGTCTTAGGATTCTATGCTATAATCCCGTTATTATTGATCTGTTATTCTGCATTGATATGGAACTTTGAAGATCTTGATCAATGGATGGAAAAGACATTAAACGCAAACGCTCCCCAGGAAAAGAAGGCTGAAAGTAAAGTTCCTGCCGGAGCATTTACCCATCAGAAAAATATTTTGGATTTAATTGGCCATAAAGTACTCCAGGATCTTCACGGCAAAAAATCGGCACTGATCAGTTTTCCAAGAACAGAAAAGGGAACGTACTACGCTGAACTTACCATAGACAACAGATATTACCGGAATATTCATTATACTATCGACCAGTATTCGGGGGATATCCTAAAATATCAGTCTTATAAAGATAATCTGGGATCCGGCTCAGCATTAAGAGCGAGAAACTATGACCTGCACACAGGAAGTATTCTCGGAACTCCGGGCAGGCTGATCTATTTTCTGGCGGCAATCATCGCAACCTCATTGCCTGTGACGGGCTTTATCATCTATCTGAATAAAAAGAAAAAGAAGCCTAAGAAAAAATCCAAAACTTAAGGTTTGAAATAATTGATATACCTTATCCGTCAATCGCTTACATTAGCCAGCATATAATTCTAAAAAGATAAAATCATCCTTTTATAAAGGCTCAGAGCATCATAATAATGCACCTCTTGTTCCGGACCTTTTTTAACTTTTCGGTTATCGTCAGTCTTATTTTTTATGCAATAGCTCAGCATGATATTACTTTTTGTGACAGCTTGAATTCCTTACTGCCTAGAATTTTAATGCTGATGCATTATTTTTTTGACTTCCTTGTTTCCGCAAAGCCATAAGTGCCAAATAAAGAAAAGAAAGGTTAAAGGCCAGGCAGATGATAATTAGTACATCAGCCTTCATCTTCAGTACAACCGAAATGAGATATAAAAATGCCGAAATCGGAAGTGTTAGCATAAACGCCAGCAGAAGCCTGAAAAACTGGATTTTGGCATAATGAAAAGCATTGATAAAGTCATAGTAAAAGCCCAACATATTAAGGCCTAAAAAAATAAGTGCCATTGTCAATAAACCTGTATTTTCGATAATGTACTGGTTGGCTGTTGTAATGACCTCTGCAATATTTCCTAATGCATTTTTGAAAATTAATAGCGGTATTCCAAATACGGCAAGTAGCACGCCAATATAAACGATCCAAAAAAAAGATTTTTTTGAGAATTTCTCAGTTCCACCTTCTTTGTAGCTCTTAACAATGATCTTGCTAAACCGAGAAGGTCTTAAACCGTATATAATGATAAGCAAAAAATAAAATTCAAGCTGAAAAATGGTCAGTTGATAACCATTATTAGTGTTCCTGACCAGGCTTTCGTTAGGTGTCTGAATAATGAAGGAATAAAACAGTGAGCATACGGCATAGCACCTAAAAAAAAGGAAGTAGCAAAATAGGGCAATTGAGATTATTTTTGCAATCATTGCTTTTACAAGGGTTTTTCTATTGATAAAGATGAATTAAAATTTCTTTAATCATTTTTTTACTTTATAAACTTGTTTAAAATGAGAACTTCACCTTTATTTTTCCTGTGAAAAATTGCCTGTTCATAGATTAGGCTTTCCGTTTTATCACCAGAATAAATTTTTAATCCGATTTGTTTATTTCGGATTCTAATTTCGACTAATTTCAGTTCACTTAAAAATATTAGATAATAATATACTAGTTAATACCAAATTAATTAAACAACATTTCAAAACCTAAACAGCATCAATCTTTTGATGCTGTTTTTTATTCCTGAAATTGTCAAATAATAAGCAACAACCAACTGAAAATCAAATATAAAACAAGATAAAAATCATAAAAGTTTATCTCCCTGCATTGTTCTGCCTCGATCTTTTTTATTAAATTTATATATACTAATAAAATATGATAATTCATAACGTACAGAAGCTTTTCAATCTTGGATTTAATGATCCTACAGATTCTATAACGAATATGATGGAAGCATTTAATACAGAACAAAAATGTCGAGAATATTTGGAAGATTTACTTTGGTACAACGACCCAATATGTACCAATTGTTTAAGTGAACGACCTGACCATTACAGATTAAAAAAGAATGGTGAATTCAATGGTATCTATAAATGCAAAGATTGTAGAATAAATTTTAATGTGAAAATTGGAACGATGTTCGAAAATTCAGCAATTCCGCTTAAGAAATGGTTCTATGCAATCTATATTTTCACATCCCACAAAAAAGGTATTAGCAGTCATCAACTTGCAAGAGATATTGGCGTAACGCAAAAAACTGCATGGTTCATGCTTTCAAGGATTAGACATTCATTACGTTCTGAAAAAGTTAAAAGTTTTGATGGTGACACTCAAGTGGATGAGACTTACATAGGTGGTAAAAATCATAAAAAATCATGGCAAAAAAGAGTAGAAAATACCCAGGGTCGAAGTACTAAAACAAAAGCTGTTGTATTTGGTTTACTTAGTAATGGAAAAGTATCTACAGAAATCGTTCCTAACACAAAAGGGAAAACTCTCACAACGATTATTAAAAACATGGTCAAAAGAGGCTCTATTGTGGTTAGTGATGGTTGGAAAGGTTATTCACAAGTACACAAACATTACGAACATAAAAGTATACCTCATACTAGAGGTCAATATGTCAAAGATAACTATCATACAAATAGTATTGAAGGATTCTGGAGTTTACTAAAACGTGGAATTCTTGGTATTTATCATTCAGTTAGTCCAAAACATTTACAACTTTACTGTGACGAATTTTCCTTTAGATATAACACTAAAGATTTTGATGAAGGCAATAGATTTAATTTTGCTTTATATTGTGCATTTGAGGAACGACTTACTTATGAAGAGTTGATAGGTTAAAGCATGGGGCTTTCACCCCATGTTAATCTTATGAAGCAAATTTTTGATCAATAACTTCTTGTACGGGAAGTATAATATCAGAAATTTCATCCTTTCGTATTGGGTAACTATGAAAAAATGATGAACATAAATATTCCATTGGCGTTATTCTTTTTCTAAAAAGCTTATATAAATTCAAATCCATATCTGGATATTTATCTTTATTTTGTTGCTGATATTTCTCATCACGA
This genomic window contains:
- a CDS encoding PepSY-associated TM helix domain-containing protein, with the protein product MMKLKFRKIAYQLHLWLGLTSGLIIVIMASTGCILAFEDELKQLIHPQRYFVDKTGSKKLPLSELCLRAEQALPESLTVKRVQISSDPSRTYVFRTLKMNNDAATFWGTYVYYYRIYIDPYSGKVQDVEDARKDFFEIVLNLHRRLLLGEKIGKTITGYATIVFTVLLLSGLVIWYPRKMSKAMLKGMFFIKTSANWKRVNYDVHNVLGFYAIIPLLLICYSALIWNFEDLDQWMEKTLNANAPQEKKAESKVPAGAFTHQKNILDLIGHKVLQDLHGKKSALISFPRTEKGTYYAELTIDNRYYRNIHYTIDQYSGDILKYQSYKDNLGSGSALRARNYDLHTGSILGTPGRLIYFLAAIIATSLPVTGFIIYLNKKKKKPKKKSKT
- a CDS encoding IS1595 family transposase; translated protein: MIIHNVQKLFNLGFNDPTDSITNMMEAFNTEQKCREYLEDLLWYNDPICTNCLSERPDHYRLKKNGEFNGIYKCKDCRINFNVKIGTMFENSAIPLKKWFYAIYIFTSHKKGISSHQLARDIGVTQKTAWFMLSRIRHSLRSEKVKSFDGDTQVDETYIGGKNHKKSWQKRVENTQGRSTKTKAVVFGLLSNGKVSTEIVPNTKGKTLTTIIKNMVKRGSIVVSDGWKGYSQVHKHYEHKSIPHTRGQYVKDNYHTNSIEGFWSLLKRGILGIYHSVSPKHLQLYCDEFSFRYNTKDFDEGNRFNFALYCAFEERLTYEELIG
- a CDS encoding TonB-dependent receptor is translated as MKTLKTIIFLFTVTLFSNYLSAQQTDRIYGKIMLSEQVPVKNAILRLVNTSYQAKTNNSGEYHFDNVEPGEYTLQIMLNDIELMRQTITVEKDEEEIAPIYISEKNNVIEGITIYGFSRNKFLDKDSTSVSKMPLKNLENPQAYTSINQQLMKEQLTYDVSEVLKNVPGMIKMQGSPGRGSGDGSFYYSLRGFPTKVSMVDGVPANTNGEIDPSDIERIEVIKGPSGTLYGGAVTSFGGLINVVTKKPKDYFGGEVSYLMGSYNLNRATVDVYGPVTDSRKTLFRLNAAYQYQNGFRDSEFRKSLFVAPTLSYEVNDRLKFDLGAQIYNYEGTNTPIIFLPRTRAYFAHNPDELGFDWKKSYSNNDITLKAPSINVKAEANYKISDRWNSQTLISRNFRKTEGLYQYQFIRGNTSDAMLERNLQWQNSEGSSTSIQQNFNGAFKLGKIKNKVLIGLDFLNQSLNNNHSPIVAYDNINGQTLQGYANISRDLVLQKIQTSTAPLVRNNTSSNLYGAYLSNVTYITDRLITLLSLRMDHYESKGQLNFNTNVRTGEFKQTAWSPKFGLVYQIIKDHLSAYGNYMNGFSYTAPVTQQLPEYSGDMKPQMANQWEFGVKGNLWRNKINFTVGYYDILVDNVQRGIGVIRDGKEYNITVQDGKQRSKGIEIETMMNPVQGLNIVAGYAYNDSKWEKADANVEGLRPESAGPANVFNSWISYILPIEGLKGLGLGFGVNRVGKQITGNKVITGQFIFPAYTLINASVSLEKERYRIGFKMNNLGNSQYFAGQGVVVAQMPRNFVAEVSLKF
- a CDS encoding acyl carrier protein, with the translated sequence MNTTEEFYEIIATAIAVKKEVVTEDLTYQEIPEWDSMSHLLIVEALEQYYQVKFDFNDIMEMGTVGKIREKMKKYEVFVEN
- a CDS encoding AMP-binding protein — translated: MKILENIIANKNLLFTEASTGRTIPVGMLYRSLGLNPVEKGLLFLYNDNQLNSIEILLNFYGTAHTIALLGRKLHPDFKDRLEAEYRPKYIFDPQRNEIPGYSLKEFSDTIKIFMMDDYQNEIKINSEIKILLSTSGTTGTPKLVKLSDESLYQNALSILDYMPILESDVVPLNVPINFVYGFSIFTTNCMRAARIVCSDKDIMQNEFWKEMDEYGYSTLGGVPYLYENLNRIGFFRKNSSSLRYLTHTGGTINTELRKIIFAYCEEYSKEFFAQYGQTEAGGRMAYLSTQGLMNEETSIGSPVKNGNFTIDEETGELLFSHPSIFGGYANTLEDLADYHQKKVLHTGDTARKDEDGIYYITGRIKRIMKLFGIRLNLDEVEFILKNELQGTTFACLNDKDKKIVVMYDHKETDPQIIKETIKNKLHINPQYVQTEYIESFPLSPNGKINYPLLQNLQHENP